The genome window ATTCCAAATCAAGATGGTTGTTCGGTTCATCCATGATCATCACGTTGGGCTGAGAAATCATCATGCGGGCGAGCATGCACCGGACTTTTTCGCCGCCCGATAGAACCTTGACACGCTTTAAAGCCTCATCGCCGGAGAAAAGCATCCGTCCCAGGAACCCGCGTATAAAACTTTCATCAGTGCTTTTTGTAAATTGGCGGAGCCAGTCGATAATATTTAAATCCATGCTGAAATATTTTGTGTTGTCCTTGGGGTAATACGCGTGTTTTGTGGAAACCCCCCATTTAAAACTGCCGCTGTCCGGATTGATTTCACCCGCCAGTATCTGGAACAGAGTGGTTTTTACAAGGTCATTGGGGCCGACAAAGGCGATCTTATCTCCCTTGTTGACTTTGAGCCTGAAATCCCTGAACATAACCTGCCCGTCGATTGATTTGGATAAATTCTCAATATCTAAAATATTATTTCCCGCCTCCCGTTCCTGTTCAAAATTAATGTATGGGTATTTTCTTGAAGAAGGGCTGATGTCTTCGATAGTGAGTTTCTCCAGAACTTTCTTGCGGCTGGTTGCCTGTCTCGATTTAGACGCGTTCGCGCTGAACCTGGATATAAAATCTGAAAGTTCCTTCCGTTTTTCTTCGATCTTTTTATTAGCTTCACCGCGCTGTTTTAACGCCAATTGTGATGATTCAAACCAGAAATCAAAATTGCCGGTGTAAAGTTTAATCTTCCCGAAATCGATGTCCACGATATGAGTGCATACTTTATTCAAAAAATGGCGGTCATGCGAGACCACGATAGCGGTATTTTCAAAATTGCACAAAAATTCCTCAAGCCACATGGCGGTTTCAATATCAAGATTGTTTGTTGGTTCGTCAAGCAGTAATACATCCGGGTTTCCGAATAACGCCTGCGCCAAAAGGACACGCACCTTTTGCCCCGCCTCAAGCTGTTTCATCTGCATCGTGTGAAGTTCCACGGGGATATCAAGTTCACTTAGAAGTTTTGCCGCGTCGGATTCCGCTGTCCAGCCTCCCTGTTCATTAAATTCGTCTTCCAGTTCTGAAGCGCGGAAGCCGTCCGCATCTGAAAAATCCGGTTTAGCATATATCGCGTCTTTTTCTGTCATAATGTCATAAAGCCTTTTATGGCCCATGATTACTGTTGTTAAAACCGTGTATTCATCAAACGCGAACTGGTCCTGTTTTAAGCAAGATAATCGTTTGCCGGGGGGCAGAACGACATCTCCCGATGTGGAATCAATTTCACCGGACAGGATCTTTAAAAAAGTTGATTTACCCGAACCGTTTGCCCCGATAAGCCCGTAACAATTGCCGGGAGTAAAAATAATATTCACGTCTGAAAATAATTTACGCTGGCCGTAATGCAGAGATACTTTATTTACTGAAATCATTTGTTTATGCCTTTCTGTTATGATAAAAGCAAATATTATATACTATTTTAATGTTTTGTAAAGTAAAATGTGATTTAATTCTGTAAAAAAAGAGGGCTGGATTAAATAATATTCTGAAAACAAGTGCGGCTAACGTTCATTATGTTATTCAAAACCAAATTTATTAACTATTCTTCTATCTTCTTTTGTCTGCCTGCGGTCTTCACTATTAATCCTTCTTTCAATCTCATCTTTTTTTCTTGCTTCTATTCTCTGCCTTCTGTCATATTTCAAAAGCCTTCTTTCCCGCCTGGTTTTTCTCCTGTTAATTTTTCTTTGAAATTTCAGCCAGTCGTTTCTTTCTTTTTCCTTCATTTGCCGCCTCTATTTTCGATATTCACATCTAAAAAGACATATATATTATAGCATATTATTTTTTTATCCCAAAAAAAATTTGTTTTTTAACTTGACAAATAAAAGCTTTGTAGTATAATGTTTCCATTGTGGTAAAATATGTAAGGTTAATTTAAACCGTTAGGTAAGAAATATATTTACCAAACGGTTTTTTTATTTATTACTGTTTTTGCCGCAAATTTATTAAGGAAGGAGGTATTACAAGTGGTAAAAGGAAAAGTAAAATGGTTTTCAAGCCAAAAAGGTTATGGTTTTATTACTCCGGAATCAGGAAGTGATGTATTCGTGCATCACAGCGTAATTCAGGGTGATGGCTATAAGACTCTCGAAGAGGGTCAGGAAGTAGAGTTGGAAATTGAAAAAGGGCCTAAAGGCAATCAGGCTACAAAAGTAGTAAAACTCTAATTTGAAAAATAGAAGGCTCAGATTTATTGTAAAGTTAACAACTTGCGGTATTTCTGGGCCTTATTTTTTGTTAAAAAACACTTGACAACAAATTTAATTTCGATACAATACTACTAAGTATATAGAATTAGTATGGTTTATAGGTTTTAGGATGAAAATTTCAAAAAAAGGCGAATACGCTATAAGGGCATTAATAAACCTCGCGTTAAATTATGAAAAAGGCGTCATTCAAATACATGATATCGCGAAAAAAGAAGATATCCCTATAAAATTTTTGGAGCAGATTTTGCTTAATCTTAAAAATGC of bacterium contains these proteins:
- a CDS encoding ATP-binding cassette domain-containing protein → MISVNKVSLHYGQRKLFSDVNIIFTPGNCYGLIGANGSGKSTFLKILSGEIDSTSGDVVLPPGKRLSCLKQDQFAFDEYTVLTTVIMGHKRLYDIMTEKDAIYAKPDFSDADGFRASELEDEFNEQGGWTAESDAAKLLSELDIPVELHTMQMKQLEAGQKVRVLLAQALFGNPDVLLLDEPTNNLDIETAMWLEEFLCNFENTAIVVSHDRHFLNKVCTHIVDIDFGKIKLYTGNFDFWFESSQLALKQRGEANKKIEEKRKELSDFISRFSANASKSRQATSRKKVLEKLTIEDISPSSRKYPYINFEQEREAGNNILDIENLSKSIDGQVMFRDFRLKVNKGDKIAFVGPNDLVKTTLFQILAGEINPDSGSFKWGVSTKHAYYPKDNTKYFSMDLNIIDWLRQFTKSTDESFIRGFLGRMLFSGDEALKRVKVLSGGEKVRCMLARMMISQPNVMIMDEPNNHLDLESIASLNKGLERFKGTLLFSSHDHQLVQTVANRVIELTPKGFIDRADTTFDEYLLNKDIKERLKELY
- a CDS encoding cold shock domain-containing protein, with the translated sequence MVKGKVKWFSSQKGYGFITPESGSDVFVHHSVIQGDGYKTLEEGQEVELEIEKGPKGNQATKVVKL